CTTCTTAAATGTATCGATTAGTGTACCAACCAAGTAGGGACGGGGATCGACCAACTCAGCTGCGCCATATTTCCGGGCGGCCACGATTCCAGCGCCGTATTTCATTTCGCCATGGGTCAAGGTTGGGCCGTCTTCGACTACAAGTACTCTCTTACCACTCAATAATTTACCATTGTCAATTGTCAATGGCGAAGCGCCATCGATCACCATCGCCTTCGGATTCACTTTCGCAATCGATTTGCGAACGGTTTCAATGGCGTCGGGGGTAGCAGTCTCAATCTTGTTAATGACAATAACATCGGCGGCACGCATGTTCGTCTCGCCGGGGTAATAACGTAATTCATGGCCGGGACGGTGCGGATCGGCGACACAGATGTAGACATCGGGAACATAGAACGGGGTATCGTTATTGCCACCATCCCAAATAATGACATCGGCTTCCTTTTCCGCTTCGCGAACGATCGCTTCATAATCGACACCAGCGTAAATCACGCTGCCCATCGCAATGTGCGGCTCGTACTCTTCCATCTCTTCGATAGTGCATTCGTGTTTCTTTAAATCTTCAATCGAAGCAAAGCGCTGGACTTTTTGTTTGACCAAATCGCCGTACGGCATCGGGTGGCGAATCGAAACGACTTTCAGACCTTTCGCTTTCAATGCGAGTACGACGGCGCGGGTCGTTTGCGATTTTCCCGCTCCGGTACGAACGGCGCACACCGCGACGACTGGCTTGGTCGACTTTACCATCGTTTGGTTAGAACCGAGCAATGTAAAATTCGCCCCGGCAGCGTTCACCATCGATGCTTTGTGCATCACATATTCGTGCGCGACATCGCTATAGGCAAACACAACTTCGTCGACTTTGTGCTTTTTGATGAGTTCCGGTAAATCGTCTTCGGCGAAAATGGGAATACCCTTGGGATACAATTTTCCCGCTAACTCTTTGGGATACTTTCTTCCATCAATGTTGGGAATCTGTGTCGCCGTAAACGCAACGACTTCAACGGTTTCGTCGTTACGGTACACGGTATTGAAGTTGTGAAAATCACGGCCGGCAGCGCCCATAATTATGACGCGTTTCTTCTGAGACATATTTTTCTCCGATCACTGAGCTTCGGTCGATTATCAACGCACAACCACACACGAGGACCTGAATACCCGGTGGTCGTTCCAAAAAGCTTGTACCAAATATACACCGGTTGCGACCTTTTCGCCGCTCCGGTCAACTCCTGACCATGTTACGGGATGGGTTCCCGGATTCATCCGAAGTTTTCGTTCCCATCGCCGTCGTCCTGCCATATCCAGTATCTCAAACCGCCAATCACCGCCGGTCGTTTCGACAGTAATCAACAACTCCGGTAACAATCCGGCAGCGCCATCCGGGGCAAACCGTTTCGCTTGCAGCAACGCAAAATTGCCACTCGGTACAGGTATTGGATCAATAATGACGCTATCGGGGGCGTCCGGTCTTCCCGGCGCTGCTCCCCATTGATCCCGGCTATTGTACCAATTTGATGCTGAGCTTGCCGGAAGTGATAATGAACGTCTAACAAACGACACACCTTGCACCGGCTCTATCGGGTAACGGGTTCCAAACGGAAGTGTTTCAATCACTTCACCCCACGGCGCTACTAACTCTATGTCAGCACCACGGGTTCCCCATTCATGCCAAGTCGCCGGAATAACGACTTGCTCACGGTTCACACCATACTCGACTGGCAACTCACTCGCAGCGACCACAAACCGAGTTCCGGAAGAAAATGGATTGCCATGGAACGGTAAAAGAATCGAGTCACCATTCACAACAATTTTCCAAGAACCGAATTGAGCGGAACGCTCGCCTTGCCAGAATAGCTCAAACCACGCTGGTTGCCCCAGTGCGGGACGCGCCATCCTTTCGGTGAAAACTGGAAAAACCGGAGACCAATGGTAGGCAAAACCGCTCAGGGAGTCATTATTAACAATCGAGTCACTCTGTGAAAGCTCGACTTGGAAACCAAGCCAACCGAAAAAGGAATCGACCGGATTCGCGGGAATCTCGACCTGCCAGTTTTCACGATATGCCAAGGCAGGGACAGCAATTCCAGTGTACTCAATCAACGCTTGTTGCGGTAATCTACGAAATTTAAGTTTCAATTGCGAACTAACGGGGTACTCGCCTAACCCGATTATTTGCACAATAAAAGTAGGTGTTCGGGTATTTCCCGGAGGGGGGTAGAATGCACACCGGGTAATTCCAAGATCGACTATGGGCGGCGTATTGCTGTTACGGGAACCGGGAGTTCCATCAAGGTTTGCCGACCAATTCCAATCGGAATTGCCGAGAGCAAGATTTGTAAAAACACGTTCTGCACTGTAACCACGCTGGAACACCGGTTCTGTTTTTATCGAATCAATGATTACTGAAGATGAATCAAACAATTTCACCCAAAGCGGTATGGTAGGATTGATAATCCCACTTCCAAAGTACGGGCTGGTAATAGTGAATCTCGGTACACCTGGTGGAATCAAAGTGTCATAACGTCCCCCCGTACGAGGATAGGAACCGGGAAACATTAGTAAGTAGCCGTTACCGATGTTCCAATCGGGAATATCACGAATCAACCAGTGAGCCGCGCCATCAAACTCAATCCGATATCCGCGAATCGAAATCGAATCGCTCGTAGAGACGTAGAACTCAAGAAAGCTATTCGATTGGTTGCCGCCGACCGGATCAATCATCACTTCGTTAAAGCGAATTTCGGCGACTGAGAAATCTACAAAACCTACAATTAGTAACAGATGCAGGAGAATAGCTCTTAGATTTCCCTTACCCATCGGATTCTCCTTGCCCTCCCATACACACAAACTCGGAAAATTCCCACCCTTGTTCACTTCCGGCTTTAAAAGCGATTATGGCAAGGATTCGATACTCGATGACTTTGCGATACGGTTCCAACGT
The nucleotide sequence above comes from bacterium. Encoded proteins:
- a CDS encoding cyclic 2,3-diphosphoglycerate synthase — protein: MSQKKRVIIMGAAGRDFHNFNTVYRNDETVEVVAFTATQIPNIDGRKYPKELAGKLYPKGIPIFAEDDLPELIKKHKVDEVVFAYSDVAHEYVMHKASMVNAAGANFTLLGSNQTMVKSTKPVVAVCAVRTGAGKSQTTRAVVLALKAKGLKVVSIRHPMPYGDLVKQKVQRFASIEDLKKHECTIEEMEEYEPHIAMGSVIYAGVDYEAIVREAEKEADVIIWDGGNNDTPFYVPDVYICVADPHRPGHELRYYPGETNMRAADVIVINKIETATPDAIETVRKSIAKVNPKAMVIDGASPLTIDNGKLLSGKRVLVVEDGPTLTHGEMKYGAGIVAARKYGAAELVDPRPYLVGTLIDTFKKYSGIGTLLPAMGYGGKQVKDLEATIAKTKCDVVVIATPIDLRRIIKIKQPCVRVGYELQEIGTPTIADALAKIAKKSKK